In Actinomadura luteofluorescens, the sequence CTCGGCCGCTTCGAAGACGGGCTCTACGAAATAGACAGGGCAATAGACGACCTCGGCCCGGGCGACGTTCTGGTGCATGAACAGTTCACCCAGGAGCGCCGTTCGATCATTCTGGCCCAGGATCTGCAAAAGCAGATCGAACGCAACACCCAGGCCGTCGCGGACTCCATCACCGCCCAGGTGGACGAGCGGATCGCGGCGGCCTCGGCCCAGCTCGAACAACGGCTCGACGAGGCCTCACTGAGGCTGGCCCAGCGTGTCGACGTGGCGCAGGAGATGGTCTCGTCCGGCCTGCTCAAGATGGTGGAGATCCTCGGACTCTTCGTCGCTCTCGTCGGCTTCATCGCCGGGTCTGGGGCGGTGGTGATCAAGTCGCACGGCCTCGAGGAACGGGCGCTCTCCATGCTTCTGGTAGTCGGCGGATCTCTGGTCTTCTTCGCTCTCCTCCGGCTCGTCACCACCGTGGGCAGGCGACGCGTGCGAACGGAGAGGTAGTCGCGCACCGCCTTGCTATGCTGGCGCCGAGTTCAACCTAGGTGGCTGATGTGAGCGAAAAGAACGCTGTCTACCGTCCCGAGCTAATTTGCCCTGAACGGACGATCGGGCGGCGCGCGTTCGATTTCTCGCGACAGGTCGCCGTGATGGCGATAATCAACCGCACTCCCGACTCATTTCACGATCGGGGCCGCACCTTCGCCTTGGACAAGGCTCTGGTCGCGGCGGAGAACGCACTCGCCCGCGGGGCCGACTGGCTGGACATCGGCGGCGTCCCCTTCGCTCCGGGGCCTCCGGTGAGCATCGAGGAGGAGATCGACCGTGTCGTCCCGGTCATCGAGGGCGCCCGCTCCCGCACGGACGCCGTGATCTCCGTCGAGACGTACCGGCCCGAGGTCGCCCGCGCCGCCTTCGCCGCCGGCGCCGACGTCCTGAACAACACGAGCGGCCTGCACGACCCCGCCCTCGCCGACGCGGTCGCGGAGGCCGGCGCGACGCTCATCATCACGCACAGCCTCGCCGACCCCCGCACTCCCTACCCCCGCCCCCGGTACGACGACGTGGTCACCGAGGTCGCCGAGTTCCTGCGCCGGCGGGCCGCCCTCGCCGAGAAGCACGGCGTGCCGGCGGACCGGATCATCATCGACCCCGGCCACGACCTCAACAAGAACACCTACCACTCGCTCGAACTCACCCGCCGTCTCCCGGAGATCGCGCAGCTCGGCTACCCGCTGCTCGTCGCGGTCTCGAACAAGGACTTCATCGGCGAGACGCTGGAGCGAGACCAGCAGGACCGCGTCGAGGGCACCATCGCCGCCCTCGTCGTCTCCATCATGAGCGGCGCACGCATCGTCCGGGTTCACGATGTCGCGGAGGCGAAGGCGGCGGTGAACATGGTCGAAAGCATCCTCGGCTGGCGTCCACCCGCCTACGTCCGCCACAACCTCGTCTAGCGCTCGGCCATGCGGTACCGCAGGAAGAGATAGTTCTCGTCCTGGAACGCGTGGCACAACTCCATGCGCTGCATGTCGATACTCGGACCATCCAAGACACGGGCGGCGTCACCGGCGGTGATGACCGGACTCAACGTCAGGCACAGCTCGTGCAGCCAGCCCGCGGCGGCGATCTGAGCCAGCAGGACCGGGCCTCCCTCACAAAGCTGGCGCCGGTAACCCTTGTCGGCCAGCCGCCGCAACGCCATGCCCAAGTCAGTGGAGTCGGTACCGCACACCATGACCTCGGCGTGCTTCTCGGCTTCGCGCAGACGCTCGGCCGGGGCCGCGCCGCACGTGATGACGACCGGCGGCGCGGGCGCCTCGGTGAACAGCGGCCCGTCGAAATCGAGCCGCAGACTCCGCGACACGACGGCCAGCTTCGACGCCTCCGACGGATACGCCCCGTACTCCCGAACCGTCGTGGCCCCCATGATCACAACGTCGGCCAGCGTCCTGAGCCCCTGCATGAGGGCCCAGTCCCCCGCGTACCCGAGTGCACTGGTGCTCCCCTGGTACCGGATCCCCCCATCGAGCGACGCGATCATGTTCGCCCGCAGCCACGGCGCCGTCTCCGGATAGGCGTACCGCTCCAGCATCGCGCTCACGTCCATCTGTGCACTGTAGAGGCCGCCGCCACCCCGGACCATGTGATGATCAAGGCCGCGCGCCCGGACGAGGAGGAGTGCCATGCCACTGATCTCGATCATCACCGCCGTACGGAAACCCGTCCCCGACTACCTGCGCCAGGCCGCCGCCGGCGTCGCGTCCCAGCGCCTCCCCGCCGGCTGGGACCTCGAATGGCTCGTCCAGGAGGACGGCGACACCCCGACCGCCCGCGACCTGTGCCCGGGCGCGCTCTACGAGGCGAACGGCGCCCAGCTCGGCACCGGAACGACC encodes:
- the folP gene encoding dihydropteroate synthase codes for the protein MAIINRTPDSFHDRGRTFALDKALVAAENALARGADWLDIGGVPFAPGPPVSIEEEIDRVVPVIEGARSRTDAVISVETYRPEVARAAFAAGADVLNNTSGLHDPALADAVAEAGATLIITHSLADPRTPYPRPRYDDVVTEVAEFLRRRAALAEKHGVPADRIIIDPGHDLNKNTYHSLELTRRLPEIAQLGYPLLVAVSNKDFIGETLERDQQDRVEGTIAALVVSIMSGARIVRVHDVAEAKAAVNMVESILGWRPPAYVRHNLV
- a CDS encoding dihydrofolate reductase family protein; amino-acid sequence: MIEISGMALLLVRARGLDHHMVRGGGGLYSAQMDVSAMLERYAYPETAPWLRANMIASLDGGIRYQGSTSALGYAGDWALMQGLRTLADVVIMGATTVREYGAYPSEASKLAVVSRSLRLDFDGPLFTEAPAPPVVITCGAAPAERLREAEKHAEVMVCGTDSTDLGMALRRLADKGYRRQLCEGGPVLLAQIAAAGWLHELCLTLSPVITAGDAARVLDGPSIDMQRMELCHAFQDENYLFLRYRMAER